A single Anopheles arabiensis isolate DONGOLA chromosome 2, AaraD3, whole genome shotgun sequence DNA region contains:
- the LOC120898355 gene encoding serine/threonine-protein kinase mig-15 isoform X12, with protein MAHQMLAPSVNCSLDDIDLNALKDPAGIFELIEVVGNGTYGQVYKGRHTKTGQLAAIKVMDVTEEEEEEIKLEINVLKKYSNHRNIATYYGAFIKKTPAGKDDQLWLVMEYCGAGSVTDLVKSTKGQSLKEEWIAYICREILRGLSYLHTNKVIHRDIKGQNVLLTDNAEVKLVDFGVSAQLDKTIGRRNTFIGTPYWMAPEVIACDENRDATYDNRSDLWSLGITALEMAESQPPLCDLHPMRALFLIPRNPPPRMKSKKWSKKFHSFIDTVLVKDYHQRPYTEQLLKHPFIKEQPTERQVRIQLKDHIDRCKKRKQEKERDDYRYSGSENDDDDGQTAGEPSSIIQAPGNDTLRRTFHQIQEGRMQNAEQQQPPNRNQKPQPRDERSKPQPVEEPGPPSRPQLPQRLIVVPDPPANSNANRPLPPTPRSGSGSSSQPQQPSSQTPQQPARNQQNFFKPVLPPRRPEELDMLAAQLNELGVSSPPQQSQQAQPEAPPRNNRPQPGPPVPGSQQQQQQVSAGGVGASGVGKAPAIAPNGNNNSSNGAGGGSGGGVGGNINNNNHHPQPINPLDPIESSDSDSEPEEPNGRTRNDGTLLASDPPMPLPEFSYRTGGLGVLAESDQNNQSSSSTTAGGGGGGASGASVLSPPGGGGGGGGGPPNRPLPPTPDDDDAQGDGTLIKRILNLKWKNFELQTVNCLNRSGENSSLGTPGQRTSSVLPDLLSQASPATPPRHDKSASEEYRAAVNASVQSNLVPGSMQPKPFLPAPNSTNSATNTTTNNNLSAAGPATTTPGSRGNASPHSTVSNSSSSRNNSPNHSINTRLLSSSSNSSSSAVVVNHKLLNNNHLLPPPYHQQYHQQSPHHHQMQHHLPMGTMPVHLLPGANGNANHQQQSSGAAQQPSPQQPQQPLPVSPFSLALQQKQRSFLTFGFGAQSGGSAASRRESHVNVNVTPTSHDATSDTPEIRKYKKRFNSEILCAALWGVNLLIGTENGLMLLDRSGQGKVYQLISRRRFQQMEVLEGQNILVTISGKKNRVRVYYLSWLKSKILRTDGLTDQQVERRNGWINVGDLQGAVHFKIVKYERIKFLVIALKDSIEIYAWAPKPYHKFMAFKSFGELMHRPLLVDLTVEEQTRLKVIYGSAEGFHAVDLDSATVYDIYLPKHTQGPISPHCIVTLPNSNGMQLLLCYDNEGVYVNTMGRVSKNIVLQWGEMPTSVAYIGTGQIMGWGNKAIEIRSVETGHLDGVFMHKKAQRLKFLCERNDKVFFSSAKGGSSCQIYFMTLNKPGMANW; from the exons GGTCGCCACACAAAGACTGGACAACTCGCTGCCATTAAGGTGATGGACGTcaccgaggaggaggaggaggaaatcAAACTGGAGATCAACGTATTAAAGAAATATTCCAACCATCGCAACATTGCCACGTACTATGGTGCATTTATCAAAAAGACGCCCGCCGGCAAGGACGACCAGCTCTGGCTGGTGATGGAGTACTGCGGGGCCGGTTCCGTCACCGATCTGGTCAAATCGACCAAGGGCCAGAGCCTGAAGGAGGAGTGGATCGCGTACATCTGTCGCGAGATTCTGCGCGGTCTGAGCTACCTGCACACGAACAAGGTGATACACCGCGACATCAAGGGCCAGAACGTGCTGCTGACCGACAATGCCGAGGTGAAGCTGGTCGATTTCGGTGTCTCGGCCCAGCTGGACAAAACCATCGGCCGGCGGAACACCTTCATCG GTACACCCTACTGGATGGCACCGGAAGTCATAGCTTGTGATGAAAACCGGGACGCGACGTACGACAACCGGTCCGACCTCTGGTCACTAGGTATTACCGCGCTCGAGATGGCAGAGTCGCAGCCACCGCTGTGCGATCTCCATCCGATGCGTGCGCTCTTCTTAATCCCGCGCAATCCGCCACCGCGCATGAAGTCGAAGAAATGGTCGAAGAAGTTCCACAGCTTCATCGATACGGTGCTGG TGAAAGACTACCACCAACGGCCTTACACGGAGCAGTTACTGAAGCATCCCTTCATCAAAGAGCAACCAACAGAAAGACAAGTTAGAATACAGCTTAAAGATCATATCGATAG GTGTAAGAAGCGTAAGCAGGAGAAGGAACGCGACGACTATCGTTACTCCGGATCAgaaaacgacgacgacgacggccaaACTGCTGGCGAGCCGTCGTCCATCATACAGGCGCCGGGCAACGATACGCTGCGGCGTACGTTCCACCAGATACAGGAGGGCCGAATGCAGAACGCCGAACAACAGCAGCCACCGAATCGCAATCAGAAACCGCAACCT CGTGACGAGCGAAGTAAACCGCAGCCGGTGGAGGAACCGGGCCCACCGTCGAGACCGCAGCTGCCGCAGCGACTCATAGTGGTGCCGGACCCGCCGGCCAACAGCAACGCCAACCGACCGCTGCCACCGACACCGCGCAGTGGCAGCGGCTCGTCCTCCCAGCCGCAACAGCCATCGTCACAGACGCCGCAGCAGCCGGCGCGCAATCAGCAAAACTTCTTCAAACCAGTG ctgccaccgAGACGACCTGAG gaactggACATGTTGGCCGCACAACTAAACGAACTGGGCGTCTCCTCCCCCCCGCAGCAGTCGCAGCAAGCGCAGCCGGAGGCACCGCCGCGGAACAATCGGCCCCAGCCCGGACCGCCCGTGCCCggatcgcaacagcagcaacagcaggtcAGTGCAGGTGGGGTTGGTGCCAGCGGCGTCGGCAAGGCGCCCGCCATCGCACCGAACGGCAACAATAACAGCAGCAATGGGGCcggcggcggcagtggcggcggcGTTGGTGGCAACATCAATAACAATAACCATCATCCGCAACCGATCAATCCGCTCGATCCGATCGAAAGCTCCGACTCGGACTCGGAACCGGAGGAACCGAACGGCCGAACACGAAACGACGGCACGCTTCTGGCCAGCGATCCACCGATGCCACT TCCCGAATTTTCCTATAGGACGGGTGGCTTGGGAGTGCTCGCCGAATCCGACCAGAACAATCAGTCGTCGTCGAGTACGAcggcgggcggcggcggcggcggtgccaGCGGAGCCAGTGTCCTGTCGCcaccgggcggcggcggcggcggcggtggtggaccCCCGAACCGACCACTACCACCAACGCCGGACGACGATGACGCGCAGGGCGACGGGACACTCATCAAGCGG ATTTTGAATCTAAAGTGGAAAAATTTCGAACTGCAAACCGTGAACTGTTTA AATCGCTCGGGTGAGAATAGTAGCCTCGGTACGCCCGGTCAGCGAACGAGCAGCGTCCTGCCGGATCTACTTAGTCAAGCTTCACCGGCGACGCCTCCAAGACATGACAAGTCCGCCAGCGAAGAG TATCGGGCCGCTGTTAACGCCTCCGTTCAGTCCAACCTCGTCCCTGGTAGCATGCAACCCAAACCCTTCCTTCCAGCTCCAAACAGTACCAATAGCgcaaccaacaccaccaccaacaacaacctaAGCGCTGCTGGCcctgctactactactcccGGCAGTCGGGGGAACGCTTCGCCCCACTCGACCGTGTCGAACTCGTCGTCCTCCCGCAACAACAGTCCCAACCATTCGATTAACACTAGACTCCTaagcagtagtagtaatagtagtagtagcgcgGTCGTCGTTAATCATAAACTGCTCAATAACAATCATTTACTACCTCCTCCCTACCATCAACAATACCACCAACAATCGCCCCACCATCATCAAATGCAACATCATCTGCCAATGGGGACGATGCCGGTGCATCTGCTTCCCGGTGCGAATGGGAACGCgaaccaccaacaacaatcgTCCGGTGCTGCACAACAACCATCgccacaacaaccacaacaaccgctTCCGGTGTCGCCATTCTCGCTCGCGCTACAACAGAAGCAGCGCAGCTTCCTCACGTTCGGCTTTGGCGCACAGTCCGGTGGATCGGCCGCATCACGGCGCGAGAGTCACGTGAACGTGAACGTGACGCCGACGTCGCACGATGCAACGAGTGATACGCCCGAAATACGGAAGTACAAGAAGCGTTTCAACTCCGAGATACTGTGCGCGGCCCTGTGGGGTGTCAATTTGCTGATCGGCACGGAGAACGGGCTGATGTTGCTCGATCGCTCCGGCCAGGGCAAG GTGTACCAGCTGATATCCCGTCGGCGGTTCCAGCAGATGGAGGTGCTCGAAGGCCAGAACATACTGGTGACCATCTCGGGCAAGAAGAACCGTGTCCGCGTCTACTACCTGTCCTGGCTCAAGTCAAAGATTCTCCGCACCGACGGGCTGACGGAT CAACAAGTGGAACGCCGCAACGGCTGGATCAATGTCGGTGATCTGCAGGGTGCAGTGCATTTCAAGATCGTCAAGTACGAGCGGATCAAGTTCCTCGTGATCGCTCTGAAGGACTCGATCGAGATCTACGCCTGGGCCCCGAAGCCCTACCATAAGTTTATGGCTTTTAAG AGCTTCGGAGAGCTGATGCATCGCCCACTGTTGGTCGATCTGACCGTGGAGGAGCAGACGCGGCTAAAGGTCATCTACGGGTCGGCGGAAGGTTTCCATGCGGTCGATCTCGACTCGGCTACCGTTTACGATATCTATCTTCCTAAGCAT ACTCAGGGTCCAATTTCGCCACACTGTATCGTAACGCTGCCGAACTCGAACGGtatgcagctgctgctttgCTACGACAACGAAGGTGTCTACGTCAACACGATGGGCCGGGTGTCGAAGAACATCGTGCTGCAGTGGGGCGAAATGCCAACCTCCGTCGCGTACATCGGCACCGGCCAGATCATGGGCTGGGGCAACAAAGCAATCGAG attcgTTCGGTAGAAACCGGCCACCTGGACGGTGTGTTTATGCACAAAAAGGCGCAGCGTCTCAAGTTCCTGTGCGAGCGGAACGACAAGGTTTTCTTCAGCAGTGCCAAAGGCGGCTCATCCTGTCAGATCTACTTCATGACGTTGAACAAACCGGGCATGGCCAACTGGTAG
- the LOC120898355 gene encoding serine/threonine-protein kinase mig-15 isoform X2 — protein MAHQMLAPSVNCSLDDIDLNALKDPAGIFELIEVVGNGTYGQVYKGRHTKTGQLAAIKVMDVTEEEEEEIKLEINVLKKYSNHRNIATYYGAFIKKTPAGKDDQLWLVMEYCGAGSVTDLVKSTKGQSLKEEWIAYICREILRGLSYLHTNKVIHRDIKGQNVLLTDNAEVKLVDFGVSAQLDKTIGRRNTFIGTPYWMAPEVIACDENRDATYDNRSDLWSLGITALEMAESQPPLCDLHPMRALFLIPRNPPPRMKSKKWSKKFHSFIDTVLVKDYHQRPYTEQLLKHPFIKEQPTERQVRIQLKDHIDRCKKRKQEKERDDYRYSGSENDDDDGQTAGEPSSIIQAPGNDTLRRTFHQIQEGRMQNAEQQQPPNRNQKPQPRDERSKPQPVEEPGPPSRPQLPQRLIVVPDPPANSNANRPLPPTPRSGSGSSSQPQQPSSQTPQQPARNQQNFFKPVLPPRRPEELDMLAAQLNELGVSSPPQQSQQAQPEAPPRNNRPQPGPPVPGSQQQQQQVSAGGVGASGVGKAPAIAPNGNNNSSNGAGGGSGGGVGGNINNNNHHPQPINPLDPIESSDSDSEPEEPNGRTRNDGTLLASDPPMPLPEFSYRTGGLGVLAESDQNNQSSSSTTAGGGGGGASGASVLSPPGGGGGGGGGPPNRPLPPTPDDDDAQGDGTLIKRILNLKWKNFELQTVNCLNFDNKSTPSLGTTTTSSSASTGSTTHSESDEAVLLRDWDFERFFPSNERPKAAQRHSMSDKTSSSSSNSPADSNGRLRPPNAIDNKTRKELANSTASCGMKKPYPHHGMNLAYAEKRKVEEMNNKIRLEEQVKHEIFTRQRLQFDKASSPSRGPGGQQSQQQQQQNAHKRQESDSRLPLNFARAFRRENSDFFPLSKRHSAILGEATADAKSMASGGGGGQGLQQQQQQRSSAIFSRSSRNKFEPILTNFSLNNPSGSDDERRSSSSSRQTPPRHGQQDGGGGARGTGVGGGAGGGGAGTPKEGGNGGRQPSPLASAQVTPRNMDFLRPRREKTESVIFVRNSPNRPQQSLLFDGQQNRSGENSSLGTPGQRTSSVLPDLLSQASPATPPRHDKSASEEYRAAVNASVQSNLVPGSMQPKPFLPAPNSTNSATNTTTNNNLSAAGPATTTPGSRGNASPHSTVSNSSSSRNNSPNHSINTRLLSSSSNSSSSAVVVNHKLLNNNHLLPPPYHQQYHQQSPHHHQMQHHLPMGTMPVHLLPGANGNANHQQQSSGAAQQPSPQQPQQPLPVSPFSLALQQKQRSFLTFGFGAQSGGSAASRRESHVNVNVTPTSHDATSDTPEIRKYKKRFNSEILCAALWGVNLLIGTENGLMLLDRSGQGKVYQLISRRRFQQMEVLEGQNILVTISGKKNRVRVYYLSWLKSKILRTDGLTDQQVERRNGWINVGDLQGAVHFKIVKYERIKFLVIALKDSIEIYAWAPKPYHKFMAFKSFGELMHRPLLVDLTVEEQTRLKVIYGSAEGFHAVDLDSATVYDIYLPKHTQGPISPHCIVTLPNSNGMQLLLCYDNEGVYVNTMGRVSKNIVLQWGEMPTSVAYIGTGQIMGWGNKAIEIRSVETGHLDGVFMHKKAQRLKFLCERNDKVFFSSAKGGSSCQIYFMTLNKPGMANW, from the exons GGTCGCCACACAAAGACTGGACAACTCGCTGCCATTAAGGTGATGGACGTcaccgaggaggaggaggaggaaatcAAACTGGAGATCAACGTATTAAAGAAATATTCCAACCATCGCAACATTGCCACGTACTATGGTGCATTTATCAAAAAGACGCCCGCCGGCAAGGACGACCAGCTCTGGCTGGTGATGGAGTACTGCGGGGCCGGTTCCGTCACCGATCTGGTCAAATCGACCAAGGGCCAGAGCCTGAAGGAGGAGTGGATCGCGTACATCTGTCGCGAGATTCTGCGCGGTCTGAGCTACCTGCACACGAACAAGGTGATACACCGCGACATCAAGGGCCAGAACGTGCTGCTGACCGACAATGCCGAGGTGAAGCTGGTCGATTTCGGTGTCTCGGCCCAGCTGGACAAAACCATCGGCCGGCGGAACACCTTCATCG GTACACCCTACTGGATGGCACCGGAAGTCATAGCTTGTGATGAAAACCGGGACGCGACGTACGACAACCGGTCCGACCTCTGGTCACTAGGTATTACCGCGCTCGAGATGGCAGAGTCGCAGCCACCGCTGTGCGATCTCCATCCGATGCGTGCGCTCTTCTTAATCCCGCGCAATCCGCCACCGCGCATGAAGTCGAAGAAATGGTCGAAGAAGTTCCACAGCTTCATCGATACGGTGCTGG TGAAAGACTACCACCAACGGCCTTACACGGAGCAGTTACTGAAGCATCCCTTCATCAAAGAGCAACCAACAGAAAGACAAGTTAGAATACAGCTTAAAGATCATATCGATAG GTGTAAGAAGCGTAAGCAGGAGAAGGAACGCGACGACTATCGTTACTCCGGATCAgaaaacgacgacgacgacggccaaACTGCTGGCGAGCCGTCGTCCATCATACAGGCGCCGGGCAACGATACGCTGCGGCGTACGTTCCACCAGATACAGGAGGGCCGAATGCAGAACGCCGAACAACAGCAGCCACCGAATCGCAATCAGAAACCGCAACCT CGTGACGAGCGAAGTAAACCGCAGCCGGTGGAGGAACCGGGCCCACCGTCGAGACCGCAGCTGCCGCAGCGACTCATAGTGGTGCCGGACCCGCCGGCCAACAGCAACGCCAACCGACCGCTGCCACCGACACCGCGCAGTGGCAGCGGCTCGTCCTCCCAGCCGCAACAGCCATCGTCACAGACGCCGCAGCAGCCGGCGCGCAATCAGCAAAACTTCTTCAAACCAGTG ctgccaccgAGACGACCTGAG gaactggACATGTTGGCCGCACAACTAAACGAACTGGGCGTCTCCTCCCCCCCGCAGCAGTCGCAGCAAGCGCAGCCGGAGGCACCGCCGCGGAACAATCGGCCCCAGCCCGGACCGCCCGTGCCCggatcgcaacagcagcaacagcaggtcAGTGCAGGTGGGGTTGGTGCCAGCGGCGTCGGCAAGGCGCCCGCCATCGCACCGAACGGCAACAATAACAGCAGCAATGGGGCcggcggcggcagtggcggcggcGTTGGTGGCAACATCAATAACAATAACCATCATCCGCAACCGATCAATCCGCTCGATCCGATCGAAAGCTCCGACTCGGACTCGGAACCGGAGGAACCGAACGGCCGAACACGAAACGACGGCACGCTTCTGGCCAGCGATCCACCGATGCCACT TCCCGAATTTTCCTATAGGACGGGTGGCTTGGGAGTGCTCGCCGAATCCGACCAGAACAATCAGTCGTCGTCGAGTACGAcggcgggcggcggcggcggcggtgccaGCGGAGCCAGTGTCCTGTCGCcaccgggcggcggcggcggcggcggtggtggaccCCCGAACCGACCACTACCACCAACGCCGGACGACGATGACGCGCAGGGCGACGGGACACTCATCAAGCGG ATTTTGAATCTAAAGTGGAAAAATTTCGAACTGCAAACCGTGAACTGTTTA AACTTCGACAATAAATCAACCCCGTCCCTCGGAACGACCACCACCTCGTCGTCCGCGTCGACCGGCTCGACCACCCACTCCGAGAGCGACGAAGCCGTCCTGCTGCGCGATTGGGACTTCGAGCGGTTCTTCCCGTCGAACGAGCGCCCGAAAGCGGCCCAGCGCCACTCGATGTCCGACAAgacgtcctcctcctcctccaacTCGCCGGCCGACTCGAACGGCCGGCTCCGTCCGCCGAACGCGATCGACAATAAAACGCGCAAGGAGCTGGCCAACTCGACCGCCTCCTGTGGGATGAAAAAGCCCTACCCGCACCATGGCATGAACCTGGCGTACGCAGAGAAGCGCAAGGTCGAGGAGATGAACAACAAGATCCGGCTGGAGGAGCAGGTGAAGCACGAAATATTCACCCGCCAGCGGTTGCAGTTCGATAAGGCGTCGTCACCTTCGAGAGGCCCGGGAGGGCAACAgtctcaacagcagcagcagcagaatgcCCACAAACGCCAAGAATCGGACTCGCGGCTGCCGCTCAACtttgcccgtgccttccggcGCGAAAATTCAGACTTTTTCCCACTGTCCAAGCGCCACTCGGCCATACTGGGCGAAGCGACCGCCGACGCGAAATCAATGGCCtcgggtggcggtggtggtcagggtttgcaacagcagcagcagcagcgctccAGTGCGATCTTTTCacgcagcagccgcaacaagTTTGAGCCCATCTTGACCAACTTCTCGCTGAACAATCCGTCCGGAAGCGATGACGAGCGGCGGTCGTCCTCCTCATCGCGACAGACTCCACCACGCCACGGTCAGCAGGACGGCGGTGGGGGTGCAAGAGGAACAGGTgtaggaggaggagcaggaggaggaggtgctgGCACACCAAAGGAAGGTGGGAACGGAGGGCGACAGCCGAGTCCACTGGCAAGCGCGCAGGTGACACCGCGCAACATGGACTTCTTGCGTCCGCGGCGCGAAAAAACTGAATCCGTCATCTTCGTACGTAACTCGCCCAACCGGCCGCAGCAATCGCTGCTGTTTGATGGTCAACAG AATCGCTCGGGTGAGAATAGTAGCCTCGGTACGCCCGGTCAGCGAACGAGCAGCGTCCTGCCGGATCTACTTAGTCAAGCTTCACCGGCGACGCCTCCAAGACATGACAAGTCCGCCAGCGAAGAG TATCGGGCCGCTGTTAACGCCTCCGTTCAGTCCAACCTCGTCCCTGGTAGCATGCAACCCAAACCCTTCCTTCCAGCTCCAAACAGTACCAATAGCgcaaccaacaccaccaccaacaacaacctaAGCGCTGCTGGCcctgctactactactcccGGCAGTCGGGGGAACGCTTCGCCCCACTCGACCGTGTCGAACTCGTCGTCCTCCCGCAACAACAGTCCCAACCATTCGATTAACACTAGACTCCTaagcagtagtagtaatagtagtagtagcgcgGTCGTCGTTAATCATAAACTGCTCAATAACAATCATTTACTACCTCCTCCCTACCATCAACAATACCACCAACAATCGCCCCACCATCATCAAATGCAACATCATCTGCCAATGGGGACGATGCCGGTGCATCTGCTTCCCGGTGCGAATGGGAACGCgaaccaccaacaacaatcgTCCGGTGCTGCACAACAACCATCgccacaacaaccacaacaaccgctTCCGGTGTCGCCATTCTCGCTCGCGCTACAACAGAAGCAGCGCAGCTTCCTCACGTTCGGCTTTGGCGCACAGTCCGGTGGATCGGCCGCATCACGGCGCGAGAGTCACGTGAACGTGAACGTGACGCCGACGTCGCACGATGCAACGAGTGATACGCCCGAAATACGGAAGTACAAGAAGCGTTTCAACTCCGAGATACTGTGCGCGGCCCTGTGGGGTGTCAATTTGCTGATCGGCACGGAGAACGGGCTGATGTTGCTCGATCGCTCCGGCCAGGGCAAG GTGTACCAGCTGATATCCCGTCGGCGGTTCCAGCAGATGGAGGTGCTCGAAGGCCAGAACATACTGGTGACCATCTCGGGCAAGAAGAACCGTGTCCGCGTCTACTACCTGTCCTGGCTCAAGTCAAAGATTCTCCGCACCGACGGGCTGACGGAT CAACAAGTGGAACGCCGCAACGGCTGGATCAATGTCGGTGATCTGCAGGGTGCAGTGCATTTCAAGATCGTCAAGTACGAGCGGATCAAGTTCCTCGTGATCGCTCTGAAGGACTCGATCGAGATCTACGCCTGGGCCCCGAAGCCCTACCATAAGTTTATGGCTTTTAAG AGCTTCGGAGAGCTGATGCATCGCCCACTGTTGGTCGATCTGACCGTGGAGGAGCAGACGCGGCTAAAGGTCATCTACGGGTCGGCGGAAGGTTTCCATGCGGTCGATCTCGACTCGGCTACCGTTTACGATATCTATCTTCCTAAGCAT ACTCAGGGTCCAATTTCGCCACACTGTATCGTAACGCTGCCGAACTCGAACGGtatgcagctgctgctttgCTACGACAACGAAGGTGTCTACGTCAACACGATGGGCCGGGTGTCGAAGAACATCGTGCTGCAGTGGGGCGAAATGCCAACCTCCGTCGCGTACATCGGCACCGGCCAGATCATGGGCTGGGGCAACAAAGCAATCGAG attcgTTCGGTAGAAACCGGCCACCTGGACGGTGTGTTTATGCACAAAAAGGCGCAGCGTCTCAAGTTCCTGTGCGAGCGGAACGACAAGGTTTTCTTCAGCAGTGCCAAAGGCGGCTCATCCTGTCAGATCTACTTCATGACGTTGAACAAACCGGGCATGGCCAACTGGTAG